Proteins found in one Carassius auratus strain Wakin chromosome 42, ASM336829v1, whole genome shotgun sequence genomic segment:
- the LOC113060638 gene encoding xanthine dehydrogenase/oxidase-like has product MSFTEEETNIKLKTTGDDLVFFVNGKKITEKNAEPEITLLIYLRKSLGLTGTKLGCAEGGCGACTVMVSKYHPHQNRIIHHAVNACLAPLCSLHHCAVTTVEGIGSVASKLHPVQERIAKAHGSQCGFCTPGIVMSMYALLRNNPRPSMHDIQEAFQGNLCRCTGYRPILEGYRTFTKDGGCCGGKGQTNGCCMTNEHIQEHVNVNSMLPAQKLYDQSEFIPVDPTQEIIFPPELMSLSKQPQRELRFVGERVLWIQPCSLKELLELKATYPNAKLVVGNTEVGIEMKFKNLLYPVILAPAYITELNIIQHTQDGIEVGASVTLTVLGDVLRAAVKKLPAHQTEVFEAVLEQLHWFAGQQIRNVAAVGGNIMTASPISDLNPVFMAAGCKLTVMSKGEKRVLEMDDKFFPGYRKTVLKSEEILLSIEIPYTRKGQYFSAFKQSTRKEDDIAIVTCGMNVLFKEKSNIVQSIRISYGGMAPVTVLATATCNRLLNRQWNEELLEQACTSLAEDMSLSPSAPGGMVTYRRTLTISLFYKFFLTVQHKLALDLRMEGVILEDVPPEYATATELFQLDSPSSVQLYQAVPPRHNSDDVVGHPMMHLSALKHATGEAIYCDDIPCYENELHLALVTSTKAHALIKSIDTSDAMTVPGVVAFISAKDIPGSNLTGPVIYDETVFAEDKVTCVGHIVGAIVADTQGHAQRAAKAVKISYEELQPVIVTIQDAIANKSFYQPVRSIERGDVAQGFKDSDHILHGEMHIGGQEHFYLETNCTLAVPRGEDGEMELFVSTQAASKTQALVAKALGVPANRVVCRVKRMGGGFGGKESRSTILSTVVAVAAHTIKRPVRCMLDRDEDMLVTGGRHPFFGHYKVGYMNNGRVMALDVTLYSNAGNSLDLSLSILERALFHMDNCYNIPNIHGTGYMCKTNLPSNSAFRGFGGPQGMMIAESWMSDVALSCGRPAEEVRRINLYKEGDFTPFSQRLDQFTIDRCWEECMQLSDFNKRKEAVEQYNRQHRWTKRGLSIIPTKFGISFTAVFLNQAGALVLVYSDGSVLLTHGGTEMGQGLHTKMVQVASKTLGIPCSKIHITETSTNTVPNTSPTAASASSDLNGMAIYNACQTLLQRLQPYKDKNPKGCWEDWVKAAYFDRVNLSANGFYKTPDLGYDFDTNSGRPFNYFSYGVAISEVEIDCLTGSHKNLHTSIVMDVGKSLNPALDIGQVEGGFMQGLGLFTLEELRYSPDGYLYTRGPGMYKIPSFGDIPIELKVSLLRDAPNEKAIFSSKAVGEPPLFLAASVFYAIKDAITAARAESGLTGPFRLDSPATPERIRNACEDKFTKLCPPADPGTFTPWAVQV; this is encoded by the exons ATGTCGTTCACAGAGGAAGAGACTAACATCAAACTTAAGACTACAGGGGATGACCTTGTTTTTTTCGTTAATGGAAAAAAG ATCACTGAAAAGAATGCTGAGCCTGAGATAACGCTCTTGATATATCTTAGGAAAAGCT TGGGTCTGACGGGAACCAAACTGGGATGTGCTGAAGGAGGTTGTGGAGCCTGCACTGTTATGGTGTCCAAATATCATCCACATCAAAACCGGATTAT TCACCATGCAGTTAATGCCTGTCTGGCTCCTCTATGCTCTTTGCATCACTGTGCAGTAACAACCGTGGAGGGCATCGGCAGTGTGGCAAGCAAACTCCATCCTGTACAG GAGCGAATTGCAAAGGCACATGGGTCACAGTGTGGGTTCTGCACTCCAGGAATTGTAATGTCTATGTACGCTCTTTTGAGAAACAATCCTCGACCCAGCATGCACGACATTCAGGAGGCCTTTCAAG GCAATTTATGTCGCTGTACTGGCTACAGACCTATTCTAGAAGGCTACAGAACATTCACAAAG GATGGGGGATGTTGTGGTGGAAAAGGACAAACTAATGGCTGCTGCATGACAAATGAACACATACAAGAGCATGTCAAT GTCAATTCAATGCTTCCAGCTCAGAAGTTGTATGACCAGTCAGAGTTTATACCAGTGGACCCAACACAAGAGATCATTTTCCCACCTGAGCTCATg AGTCTAAGTAAACAGCCCCAGAGAGAGCTGAGATTTGTTGGAGAACGAGTGCTTTGGATTCAACCTTGCTCCCTCAAAGAGCTCTTGGAGCTAAAGGCGACCTATCCGAACGCTAAACTAGTGGTTGGAAACACAGAAGTTG GTATTGAGATGAAGTTTAAAAACCTTCTTTACCCTGTGATTCTGGCACCAGCTTACATCACTGAACTAAACATAATCCAGCACACTCAGGATG GCATTGAGGTTGGTGCATCAGTGACGTTGACTGTGCTGGGGGACGTGTTACGTGCAGCGGTGAAGAAGCTGCCTGCTCATCAGACGGAGGTCTTCGAAGCTGTTCTTGAGCAGCTGCATTGGTTTGCAGGACAGCAGATCCGAAATGTTGCG GCTGTTGGTGGCAATATTATGACTGCAAGTCCCATTTCAGACCTAAACCCTGTGTTTATGGCAGCTGGCTGCAAGCTGACGGTGATGTCCAAAG GGGAGAAACGTGTTCTTGAAATGGATGACAAGTTCTTCCCTGGTTATAGGAAGACTGTTTTGAAGTCGGAGGAGATTCTGTTGTCCATTGAGATTCCGTACACAAGAAAG GGCCAGTACTTCTCAGCTTTTAAACAGTCTACTCGCAAAGAGGACGACATCGCCATTGTCACATGTGGGATGAATGTGTTGTTCAAGGAGAAATCCAATATAGTGCAGAGTATCCGTATAAGCTATGGAGGAATGGCCCCTGTCACTGTCCTTGCCACGGCCACATGCAACCGGTTACTCAACAG ACAATGGAACGAGGAGCTTCTAGAGCAAGCCTGCACGTCATTGGCCGAGGACATGAGTCTGTCTCCTTCAGCTCCTGGTGGGATGGTGACATATAGACGCACATTGACTATCAGCCTTTTCTACAAGTTCTTCCTCACTGTCCAGCACAAACTGGCTCTGGACCTGCGAATGGAG GGTGTTATTTTGGAAGACGTCCCACCCGAATATGCTACTGCTACTGAGCTCTTCCAGTTGGATTCACCGTCCAGTGTACAGCTCTACCAG GCAGTTCCCCCCAGGCATAATAGTGATGATGTTGTAGGTCACCCTATGATGCACCTCTCTGCACTTAAGCATGCCACAGGAGAGGCGATCTACTGTGACGACATCCCCTGTTATGAAAATGAGCTCCACTTGGCTTTGGTTACCAGCACTAAAGCTCATGCACTCATAAA ATCCATTGACACCTCTGATGCAATGACAGTTCCTGGAGTGGTTGCATTTATCTCTGCTAAAGACATCCCAGGAAGTAACTTGACAGGACCTGTCATTTATGATGAGACAGTTTTTGCAGAAGAtaag GTCACATGTGTTGGACATATAGTGGGGGCCATTGTGGCAGACACACAGGGCCATGCTCAGAGAGCAGCCAAAGCTGTGAAGATCAGCTATGAGGAACTGCAGCCTGTGATTGTCACCATACAG GATGCTATTGCCAACAAGTCCTTCTATCAGCCGGTGAGAAGTATAGAGAGAGGAGATGTTGCACAAGGATTCAAAGACTCTGATCACATCCTGCATG GTGAGATGCACATTGGAGGACAGGAACACTTTTATCTGGAGACTAATTGCACGCTGGCTGTCCCTCGTGGAGAGGATGGAGAAATGGAGCTGTTTGTGTCCACACAGGCGGCCTCCAAGACTCaa GCCCTAGTGGCTAAAGCTCTGGGAGTGCCTGCCAACCGGGTGGTGTGTCGTGTGAAGAGGATGGGAGGAGGATTTGGAGGGAAAGAAAGTCGGAGCACCATTCTGTCCACAGTGGTCGCTGTTGCCGCTCATAC GATCAAGCGGCCAGTTCGCTGTATGTTAGATCGCGATGAGGACATGCTGGTCACAGGTGGTCGGCATCCATTCTTTGGACATTACAAG GTTGGGTACATGAACAATGGAAGAGTGATGGCACTTGATGTGACGCTCTACAGCAACGCAGGCAATTCCCTGGACCTGTCATTGTCA ATCCTGGAGAGGGCACTATTCCACATGGATAACTGTTACAACATCCCTAACATTCATGGCACGGGCTACATGTGTAAAACCAACCTGCCGTCTAATTCAGCGTTCAGAGGCTTTGGTGGGCCGCAGGGCATGATGATCGCAGAGAGCTGGATGAGTGATGTGGCTTTGAGCTGTGGTCGGCCTGCTGAAGAG GTGAGGAGGATAAACTTGTACAAGGAGGGGGATTTCACACCCTTCAGTCAGCGTCTGGACCAGTTCACCATCGATCGCTGCTGGGAGGAGTGCATGCAGCTCTCAGACTTCAACAAGCGCAAGGAGGCCGTGGAACAATACAATAG GCAGCACCGTTGGACCAAGAGAGGGTTGTCCATCATTCCCACCAAGTTTGGCATCAGCTTCACTGCTGTCTTCCTTAACCAG GCAGGAGCATTGGTACTCGTGTACTCAGATGGTTCGGTTTTACTAACTCATGGAGGAACAGAGATGGGGCAAGGCCTGCACACCAAAATGGTCCAG GTGGCCAGTAAAACTCTAGGAATCCCCTGCTCAAAGATTCACATCACAGAGACCAGCACGAACACAGTTCCCAACACCAGCCCTACAGCTGCCTCCGCCTCCTCCGACCTTAACGGCATGGCCATCTAC AATGCTTGCCAGACATTACTACAGAGACTTCAGCCTTACAAAGACAAAAACCCCAAAGGCTGCTGGGAGGATTGG GTGAAAGCAGCCTATTTTGACCGAGTCAATCTCTCTGCCAATGGGTTTTACAA gaCTCCAGATCTTGGATATGATTTTGACACAAATTCGGGAAGGCCATTTAACTACTTCAGTTATGGCGTGGCCATCTCTGAGGTGGAGATAGACTGTCTGACTGGCAGTCACAAG AATCTTCATACGTCCATAGTTATGGATGTGGGCAAGAGTTTAAATCCAGCATTGGACATCGGACAG GTGGAGGGCGGGTTCATGCAAGGTTTAGGTCTGTTCACGCTGGAGGAGCTACGCTACTCTCCTGATGGTTACCTATACACTCGCGGACCTGGCATGTATAAGATTCCTTCTTTTGGGGATATTCCCATTGAATTAAAGGTCTCGCTGCTCAGAGATGCTCCTAATGAGAAGGCCATCTTCTCCTCAAAG GCTGTGGGCGAGCCTCCTCTCTTTCTGGCGGCTTCAGTGTTTTATGCCATTAAAGATGCCATCACAGCTGCCAGGGCTGAGTCTGGCCTGACCGGACCCTTCAGACTGGACAGCCCTGCCACGCCTGAACGGATACGAAATGCCTGTGAAGACAAGTTTACTAAACTG tGTCCTCCTGCAGATCCAGGCACCTTTACCCCATGGGCAGTGCAGGTGTaa
- the LOC113060639 gene encoding Golgi resident protein GCP60-like, giving the protein MMEFDRAEHDNDRVEKTGENGINTETPAPDTEAHRESCEDREEPQKSWSLERNWGFTLEELFKLALKFFKEMNGKAFNPTYEENLRLVALHKQITIGPYDPKACSEIGFFDVLGSDRRKEWLRLGSMAKEDAMEDFVKLLNSCCSLFAPYVTSHKIEKEEQEMRRREEEERLRLEREEQERRRLEEEARHREEEERRLKEDEQRRKEEAERLQIERQKQHIMAVLNAQTTVQFQQYAKQQYPDSPDQQQLLIRQLQEQHYQQYIHQALRLQQMALQKQQDSNVTQTPEALSAPVSDEAALTCNPNSQSNSLENQEQQTDSKTFQLCVEGKTGEVPIIAPSMWTRPQIKEFKEKVVQDQDSVITVNQGEVLTVRVPTHQDGSQLFWEFATDHYDIGFGLFFEWKDLTKPASTETTETKEGTEQVKGEEQAGQGRCPLVHEVVPVSRRDSHEEVYAGSHQYPGQGVHLLKFDNSYSLWRPKVVYYRVYYTR; this is encoded by the exons ATGATGGAGTTTGACAGAGCAGAACATGACAACGACAGGGTCGAGAAAACCGGCGAGAACGGCATTAACACCGAGACTCCCGCTCCCGACACCGAGGCACACCGGGAATCATGCGAGGATCGTGAAGAGCCTCAGAAGTCCTGGAGTTTGGAGAGAAACTGGGGGTTTACTTTAGAGGAGCTCTTCAAACTTGCGCTGAAATTCTTTAAAG AGATGAATGGGAAGGCATTCAACCCAACATATGAGGAAAATCTCCGTTTGGTTGCACTACATAAGCAGATCACAATTGGTCCCTATGATCCAAAAGCATGTTCAGAAATTGGCTTCTTTGACGTACTGGGAAGCGACAGAAG GAAAGAATGGCTACGGCTGGGCAGCATGGCTAAAGAAGATGCCATGGAGGACTTTGTGAAGCTCCTGAACTCCTGTTGTAGTCTGTTTGCACCGTATGTGACATCACATAAGATTGAGAAGGAGGAACAAGAGATGAGACG aagagaagaggaagagcgtCTCAGGCTGGAGAGAGAAGAGCAGGAGCGGCGGCGGCTGGAAGAAGAAGCACGacacagagaagaagaagagaggaggTTAAAAGAGGATGaacaaagaagaaaagaagaggCAGAGAGGTTACAGATAGAGCGGCAAAA ACAACATATCATGGCTGTTCTGAATGCACAAACCACTGTGCAGTTTCAGCAGTATGCCAAACAGCAGTATCCAGACAGTCCAGACCAGCAGCAGTTACTCATCAGACAGCTGCAGGAACAGCATTACCAGCAGTACATCCACCAGGCCCTCCGCCTACAGCAG ATGGCCTTGCAGAAGCAGCAGGACTCAAATGTGACTCAAACCCCAGAAGCTCTTTCTGCTCCTGTGTCAGATGAAGCTGCGCTCACCTGCAATCCCAACAGCCAATCAAATTCATTAGAAAATCAGGAACAACAGACAGACTCAAAAACCTTCCAGTTGTGTGTGGAAGGCAAAACAGGAG AAGTGCCCATCATTGCCCCCTCTATGTGGACACGGCCTCAGATTAAGGAGTTTAAGGAAAAGGTGGTGCAAGATCAGGACTCTGTGATCACAGTAAACCAAGGGGAGGTGTTGACAGTACGGGTGCCCACTCATCAGGATGGCTCACAGCTGTTTTGGGAATTCGCCACCGATCACTACGATATCGGATTTGGGCTTTTCTTTGAGTGGAAGGACTTGACCAAGCCAGCAAGCACTGAGACTACTGAAACTAAAGAAG GCACAGAACAAGTTAAAGGAGAGGAGCAGGCAGGACAGGGCAGATGTCCACTGGTGCATGAGGTTGTTCCTGTTTCCCGTCGTGACAGCCATGAGGAGGTTTATGCAGGCAGCCACCAGTATCCTGGTCAAGGAGTTCATCTTCTGAAATTTGACAATTCCTACTCCCTCTGGAGGCCAAAGGTTGTCTATTACAGAGTTTATTACACTAGATAA
- the LOC113060643 gene encoding coiled-coil domain-containing protein 28A-like isoform X2 — protein MEEKNKKRKSPKPSTNQPPPPVAARKTTAEAHSSQRTKYRRGVRDKPRPQSQSGKSNQSARIQHSFLTDVSDVQEMEKGLLGLLNDFHSGKLQAFGNECSIDQMEHVREMQETLARLQFDLYGEVDELPEDQRKSAYDTNMDKLLSNLEELSSSIQKLNLADCQDVPRTSSI, from the exons ATGGAGGAAAAGAATAAGAAACGTAAAAGCCCAAAACCGTCGACCAACCAGCCTCCTCCCCCAGTCGCTGCACGGAAAACAACTGCGGAAGCACACTCCAGTCAGAGGACAAAGTATCGCAG GGGAGTGCGAGACAAACCGAGGCCTCAGAGTCAGTCGGGTAAAAGTAACCAGTCTGCCCGCATCCAGCACTCGTTTCTCACAGATGTGTCTGATGTTCAAGAGATGGAGAAGGGGCTGCTCGGCCTTCTTAATGACTTCCACTCTGGAAAACTGCAAGCCTTTG GCAATGAGTGCTCCATTGATCAGATGGAGCATGTGAGAGAAATGCAGGAAACACTGGCTCGTCTGCAATTCGACCTGTATGGAGAAGTGGATGAGTTGCCAGAAGACCAGAGGAAGTCGGCCTATGACACGAACATGGATAAACTGTTATCAAAT CTGGAAGAGTTAAGCTCCTCAAT ACAAAAGCTTAACCTTGCTGACTGTCAAGATGTCCCCAGAACTTCCAGCATATGA